In Leishmania mexicana MHOM/GT/2001/U1103 complete genome, chromosome 34, one DNA window encodes the following:
- a CDS encoding DNA polymerase epsilon catalytic subunit,putative, whose amino-acid sequence MSTRLESGTKVGWLFNYHPTTEVLQEEEDAVAGEGAQRAALVLLFQDLAGDTFYVHLHYDPYILVQAVEGHEREVELGLMSTFGPQIISEIIAVEKEDLDLVNHLSGKKRVYLKVVFRNVQDLTTVRGRLEKTVKLNASLGSENPLRSQFSGSLGDAMAKTFAEDPLYSAAGSSRWMDWVQDIREYDVKYYMRVAIDMKVYCGLWYDVTVTERGARVQRCDDSRYAPAMPRVIAFDIETTKAPLRFPQPEVDEVYMISYMLDGRGYLIINREIVTEDIAPFEYTPKPEYEGFFDTFNEENEAATLRRFFDEMRKYKPNVYVTYNGDYFDFPFIHARALYHGMNMRNEIGFTQTADGAFLNKQIPHLDCFYWVKRDSYLPQGSQGLKAVTKYKLGYEPIEVDPEDMLPLAQSQPQRMASYSVSDAVSTWYLYQKYVHPFIFSLATIIPMPPDDVLRKGSGGLCESLLMVQAEANNVVFPNKKEAERERFYEGHLIDTETYIGGRVEALRSGVYRSDIPMTFDMNPDTYQSLMDDVDEALRFTLEVENGVKVEEVTNLKEVRAAVLAKLTNLRDRPHQQEKPFIYHLDVGAMYPNIILTNRLQPYAIARPDVCAGCCFNSPNNEAQCKRVMSWKWRAELFTAGRYEFQRVKAQLENESFAAGVIDQANLAAVQKKAYGNRKGNVLEGTAYERKDDWKKNQSSNRGGSGAGYRQESRQQQREAADALLQREFGADRNGDGGTSDSDDDADGPKAYHKLNENTQFNMLKRRLSEYSRKAYGKIHETREVMRSNVVCQRENSFYVDTVRLFRDRRYEYKAALKTWKKRLDAAKDSDERKVCQSRCVQMESLQLAHKCILNSFYGYVMRKGSRWSSMEMAGIVTYLGATLIQMARSLVQQIGVTLELDTDGIWCCLPNTFPENFTFTTTNPSKPKISISYPCVVLNKMVHDRYSNHQYQDLVSTGVYKTHNECSIYFEVDGPYLAMLLPASREEGKSIKKRYAVFNPDGSLAELKGFELKRRGELMLVKDFQSQVFRRFLDGSTLADAYASAAVVADAALDMLESKGEGYDTEEILEKIAESSNMTRRLSEYPESQKSLAITTARRIAEFLGPQMVKDKGLACHFIISRMPAGRPVTERAIPVTIFRADPAVRTHFLRKWTADTSVPSELNLKTLLDWDYYTARFSACVQKIVSIPAALQSLPNPVPRVVHPEWLEKRIRHRNSRYRQVSLLGMLSKVQGKNEELVGVSSSAAAAAAVRVDENQGEDVVMRKPGGSAGAVEGELQDLEDIVGGAGSGTVRHARKTKKAGAARAGERRGTAGEDAEAKSDEDDVECEESEDDMERLQREADAELDTLAHDVKQRYFAPKSTNALDAEFFADRGTKRWLAQRKDAWLQRARLRRELALENGLSEVALGGENSGAAAFGLATTPDVAGMNSHFIDLKSRALATVWNVLEVRENEESPGTVQVLAALEHSLYSFRVQVRRTVLVDADPALGLQAFDATEVSGRVLPRRAAAGRLYQIDVPPGEEGERCLNELQVMEGVRQIYEKHRTRVDTFVEQLGCCVSVDSARHLRNARRRPPSQRELFGIDEMNMHTYTNYLSRGAGDRAVFVFHAVTEQRGLIAAVYPQTSTAFVVFIQPAEAAKPVINWGGICAESAKRLHTSTTEPIQVTSAVAVDQRAAWRQVHQHLSAALESTKAPLLAVLQSCQPTSALLQQRALPVGLPYLRILGAAEDERLLSDPFRWTRLLARRLFERFFASLLWVEERLALSRVSGIPLCNIAQDSCVHVLDVLYSRALHRHNHVLWCSSDPLITFDTVEERPREVCMAGGYTSWCVEFGLSRLDVVALLFSQAIEEGDDPNARVLSDRGVSTHFNILRDLVADLLGQAMENILVDTLLNNVARWLRDPASSCYEPRLVELLSSLAHRALTGILLRLAKLGGRAVKVDGSSVTVLTSKYSLQEAVSFARFMTASLQDQPMLVLLSLHPLRYWCPYVVLDPCDYAGLFITEDAIKFKEAEGPTRSDLHVAHQLTMASRLPSRVRNTFLERVVETLYRLNASAHRVYCDTVVDHTVTLATRHDHLTRRLLQDSQKFFEGVLQTDIMDEVQRVTDTRDLYTEEEHAAHERGELTLWSSGAVALEYAKCVCRVLELIPCNGAVGKVRNNCMRLCGISPFSAQSQFQADPFLAHRLQSVTCSFCNSNISIDLLVRRKSVTSPFTCTACAAPIAAASMEGTLVRHVSQLLRVYNQQDFVCTKCREMATTYVAERCCGALVSKAAPVEGELRALHHLAKIQGFAWLAESVEAALLCT is encoded by the coding sequence ATGTCGACGCGGCTGGAGAGCGGGACCAAGGTGGGGTGGCTGTTTAACTACCACCCCACCaccgaggtgctgcaggaggaggaggacgctgTCGCCGGCGAGGGGGCACAGCGAGCGGCGCTCGTACTGCTCTTCCAGGACCTCGCCGGTGACACCTTCTACGTGCACCTCCACTACGACCCGTACATCCTCGTGCAGGCCGTCGAGGGTCACGAACGCGAGGTGGAGCTCGGCCTCATGTCCACCTTTGGCCCGCAGATCATCAGCGAAATTATCGCCGTGGAGAAGGAAGATCTTGATCTCGTCAACCACCTGAGTGGTAAGAAGCGCGTCTACCTCAAGGTGGTCTTCCGCAATGTGCAGGACCTCACGACGGTGCGCGGGCGTCTGGAAAAGACTGTCAAGCTCAACGCCTCCCTCGGTTCCGAGAACCCGCTGCGGAGCCAGTTCAGCGGCTCGCTCGGTGACGCCATGGCGAAAACGTTCGCCGAGGATCCCCTTTACAGCGCAGCCGGTAGCAGTCGGTGGATGGATTGGGTGCAGGACATACGCGAGTACGATGTGAAGTACTACATGCGCGTCGCCATCGACATGAAGGTGTACTGCGGCCTCTGGTACGACGTGACGGTCACGGAAagaggcgcgcgtgtgcagcggtgcgacGACAGCCGCTACGCGCCGGCCATGCCACGTGTCATCGCCTTCGACATTGAAACGACAAAGGCTCCTCTGCGCTTTCCGCAGCCGGAGGTGGATGAGGTGTACATGATATCGTACATGCTGGACGGTCGCGGCTACCTGATCATCAACCGCGAGATCGTGACGGAGGACATCGCGCCGTTCGAGTACACCCCAAAGCCCGAGTACGAGGGCTTTTTCGACACCTTCAACGAGGAGAACgaggcagcgacgctgcgaCGCTTCTTCGATGAGATGCGCAAGTACAAGCCGAATGTGTATGTTACATACAACGGCGACTACTTCGACTTCCCCTTCATCCACGCCCGTGCCCTGTACCACGGAATGAATATGCGCAATGAGATCGGCTTCACGCAGACGGCCGATGGCGCCTTCCTGAACAAGCAGATTCCTCACCTCGACTGCTTCTACTGGGTGAAGCGGGACTCGTACTTGCCGCAGGGCAGTCAAGGCTTGAAGGCGGTCACCAAGTACAAGCTCGGCTACGAGCCTATCGAGGTGGACCCTGAAGACATGCTCCCTCTCgcgcagtcgcagccgcagcgcatggCCTCGTACTCGGTGTCGGACGCTGTTTCGACGTGGTACCTCTATCAGAAGTACGTGCACCCCTTCATCTTTTCCCTCGCCACGATTATTCCGATGCCACCAGACGACGTGCTGCGCAAGGGCTCAGGTGGCCTGTGcgagtcgctgctgatggtgcaggcggaggcgaacAACGTGGTATTTCCAAACAAGAAGGAAGCCGAGCGGGAGCGTTTCTACGAGGGCCATCTAATTGACACAGAAACGTAcatcggcggccgcgtcgaagcgctgcgcagcggcgtgtACCGCTCCGATATCCCAATGACCTTTGACATGAATCCTGATACCTACCAGAGTCTCATGGACGACGTCGACGAAGCGCTCCGCTTCACCCTCGAGGTGGAGAACGGTGTGAAGGTAGAGGAGGTGACGAATCTGAAAGAGGTGAGGGCGGCCGTCCTCGCCAAGCTAACGAACCTGCGCGACCGGCCGCACCAGCAAGAGAAGCCGTTCATCTACCATCTCGACGTCGGCGCCATGTATCCGAACATCATTCTTACAAACCGCCTGCAGCCGTACGCCATTGCGCGACCAGACGTGTGCGCTGGGTGCTGCTTCAACTCCCCGAACAACGAGGCGCAGTGCAAGCGCGTCATGTCATGGAAGTGGAGGGCCGAGCTCTTCACCGCCGGTCGCTACGAGTTTCAGCGGGTCAAGGCCCAGCTCGAGAACGAGTCCTtcgctgccggcgtgatTGACCAGGCGAACCTCGCGGCCGTGCAGAAAAAGGCGTACGGCAACCGCAAGGGCAATGTGCTGGAAGGCACCGCTTACGAGCGGAAAGACGACTGGAAAAAGAACCAGAGCAGTAAcaggggcggcagcggtgccgggTACCGACAGGagtcgcggcagcagcagcgcgaggctgCCGACGCGCTTCTCCAGCGCGAGTTTGGTGCCGATCGCAACGGTGATGGCGGCACCTCCGACtcggacgacgacgccgacggcccAAAGGCGTACCACAAGCTCAACGAGAACACGCAGTTCAACATGCTGAAGCGGCGGCTCAGCGAATATAGTCGAAAGGCCTACGGCAAGATTCACGAGACGCGCGAAGTGATGCGGTCAAATGTGGTGTGCCAGCGCGAGAACTCCTTCTACGTCGACACGGTCCGCCTCTTTCGCGACCGCCGCTACGAATACAAGGCAGCACTGAAGACATGGAAGAAGAGGCTGGACGCTGCGAAGGACTCGGACGAGCGCAAGGTGTGCCAGAGTCGCTGCGTGCAGATGGaatcgctgcagctggcgcacaAGTGCATCCTCAACTCGTTTTACGGCTATGTGATGCGGAAAGGCTCGCGGTGGTCGAGTATGGAAATGGCAGGCATCGTCACCTATCTCGGCGCGACGCTGATTCAGATGGCCCGCTCGCTTGTCCAGCAGATCGGTGTGACACTCGAGCTTGACACGGATGGCATCTGGTGCTGTCTTCCTAACACGTTTCCCGAGAACTTCACGTTTACCACGACAAACCCGTCCAAGCCGAAGATATCCATATCGTACCCGTGCGTCGTGCTGAACAAAATGGTGCATGATCGGTACTCAAATCACCAGTACCAGGACCTTGTCAGCACGGGCGTGTACAAGACTCACAACGAGTGCTCGATTTACTTTGAAGTGGACGGCCCGTACCTCGCCATGTTGCTCCCTGCTAGTCGCGAGGAGGGCAAAAGCATCAAGAAGCGCTACGCCGTCTTCAACCCGGACGGCAGCTTGGCCGAGCTCAAGGGGTTTGAGCTGAAGCGTCGCGGCGAGCTGATGCTTGTCAAGGACTTCCAGTCACAGGTATTCCGCCGCTTCCTCGACGGCAGCACGCTCGCTGACGCGTATGCCTCGGCGGCTGTCGTGGCGGATGCCGCGCTTGACATGCTCGAGTCCAAAGGCGAAGGCTACGATACAGAGGAGATCCTGGAAAAGATTGCGGAGAGCAGCAACATGACTCGGCGCCTCTCCGAGTACCCCGAATCGCAGAAGTCGCTGGCCATCACGACAGCACGGCGCATTGCCGAGTTCCTGGGACCGCAAATGGTGAAAGATAAGGGCCTGGCGTGCCACTTCATCATCTCACGCATGCCGGCGGGCCGCCCCGTCACGGAGCGGGCGATTCCCGTCACAATCTTCCGCGCGGACCCGGCAGTTCGCACGCATTTTCTGCGCAAGTGGACCGCCGACACGTCGGTTCCGTCCGAGCTGAATTTGAAGACGCTGCTGGACTGGGATTACTACACCGCACGCTTCAGCGCCTGTGTGCAGAAAATCGTGTCTATCCCAGCTGCACTGCAGTCGCTGCCGAACCCGGTGCCGCGCGTGGTGCACCCAGAGTGGCTGGAGAAGCGCATTCGTCACCGCAACTCTCGCTACCGCCAAGTCTCACTTCTCGGCATGCTATCCAAGGTGCAGGGCAAAAACGAGGAGCTCGTTGGCGTGTCGTcatcggcggccgccgctgctgcagtcaGAGTGGACGAGAACCAGGGCGAGGACGTGGTTATGCGGAAGCCGGGGGGTAGTGCGGGCGCTGTAGAGGGAGAGCTCCAGGACTTGGAAGACATCGTGGGCGGtgcaggcagcggcaccgtacGCCACGCACGGAAGACGAAGAAGGCCGGTGCGGCCCGTGCTGGTGAACGGCGAGGTACCGCGGGGGAGGACGCTGAAGCGAAATCggacgaagacgacgtgGAGTGTGAGGAGTCGGAGGATGACatggagcggctgcagcgcgaggcgGATGCCGAGCTGGATACGCTGGCGCATGATGTGAAGCAGCGCTACTTTGCGCCGAAGAGCACGAACGCGCTCGACGCAGAATTTTTTGCCGACCGTGGTACAAAGCGGtggctggcgcagcgcaaggaCGCGTGGCTACAACGAGCTCGTCTGCGCAGGGAGCTGGCGCTCGAGAACGGCCTGAGCGAGGTCGCTCTCGGTGGGGAGAacagtggcgcagcggctttCGGGCTAGCGACGACGCCCGATGTCGCTGGCATGAACAGCCACTTCATCGATCTAAAGTCACGCGCGCTGGCGACCGTTTGGAACGTGCTCGAGGTGCGCGAGAATGAGGAAAGCCCCGGAACTGTGCAGGTGCTTGCGGCGCTAGAGCACAGCCTCTACTCCTTCCGTGTTCAGGTGCGTCGCACCGTCCTTGTCGACGCGGACCCCGCACTGGGCCTGCAGGCGTTCGACGCTACTGAGGTCAGCGGGcgggtgctgccgcgccgcgcagcagcaggtcgcCTCTACCAGATCGATGTTCCGCctggcgaggagggggagcggtgCCTCAATGAGCTGCAAGTGATGGAGGGCGTTCGCCAGATCTACGAGAAGCATCGCACGCGCGTGGACACGTTTGTCGAGCAACTCGGTTGCTGCGTCTCCGTCGACTCGGCGCGACACCTGCGCAACGCGCGTCGTCGCCCACCGTCGCAGCGTGAGCTCTTTGGCATAGATGAGATGAACATGCACACGTACACGAATTATCTCAGCCGTGGCGCCGGGGACCGTGCCGTGTTCGTCTTCCACGCGGTGACGGAGCAGCGCGGTTTGATTGCTGCCGTTTACCCGCAGACAAGCACTGCCTTCGTTGTCTTCATTCAACCAGCTGAGGCGGCGAAGCCCGTGATCAACTGGGGCGGCATTTGCGCGGAGAGCGCGAAGCGGCTGCACACGAGCACGACGGAGCCGATTCAGGTCACAtccgccgtggcggtggatCAGCGGGCGGCGTGGCGACAGGTCCATCAGCACCTGAGCGCCGCTTTGGAAAGCACCAAGGCGCCTCTCCTGGCTGTGCTGCAGAGTTGCCAGCCCACGTCGGcactcctgcagcagcgcgcgttGCCTGTGGGACTGCCGTACCTACGTAtcctcggcgctgcggagGATGAGCGGCTGCTGAGCGACCCGTTCCGCTGGACGCGTCtgctggcgcggcggctgttTGAGCGCTTCTTTGCGTCGCTGTTGTGGGTAGAGGAGCGTCTGGCGCTGAGCCGTGTCTCCGGCATCCCGCTTTGCAACATTGCCCAGGACAGctgcgtgcatgtgctgGATGTGCTGTACAGTCGTGCCCTGCACCGGCACAACCACGTgctgtggtgcagcagcgatcCTCTCATTACTTTTGACACCGTGGAGGAGCGTCCACGCGAGGTGTGCATGGCCGGCGGCTACACTTCGTGGTGCGTCGAATTCGGCCTTTCGCGTCTGGACGTCGtcgcgctgctcttctcACAGGCGATTGAGGAGGGTGATGACCCGAACGCACGGGTGCTGTCTGACCGTGGCGTATCCACGCACTTCAACATCTTGCGTGATCTGGTGGCCGACTTGCTGGGCCAGGCCATGGAGAACATCCTCGTCGACACACTCCTCAACAACGTGGCGCGGTGGCTGCGCGACCCAGCGTCCTCCTGCTACGAGCCGCGCTTGGTGGAGCTGCTCAGCAGCCTCGCACACCGTGCGCTCACAGGCAtcctgctccgcctcgccaagctcggcggccgcgccgtAAAGGTGGACGGCAGTTCCGTCACCGTTCTCACCTCCAAGTACtcgctgcaggaggcggtgAGCTTCGCCCGCTTTATGACAGCATCGCTTCAGGACCAGCCAATGCTagtgctgctctcgctgcaTCCGCTGCGCTACTGGTGTCCATACGTTGTGCTTGACCCTTGCGACTACGCTGGCCTGTTCATCACCGAGGACGCCATCAAGTTCAAGGAGGCCGAGGGGCCGACACGATCGGATCTGCACGTAGCGCATCAGCTCACGATGGCTAGCCGACTGCCCAGCCGTGTCCGCAATACGTTTCTGGAGCGCGTTGTCGAGACTCTCTACCGGCTGAACGCGTCAGCACACCGCGTGTACTGCGACACAGTGGTCGATCACACGGTCACGCTCGCCACGCGACACGACCACCTGACACGGCGCTTGCTGCAGGACTCGCAGAAGTTCTTTGAGGGTGTCCTGCAGACAGACATCATGGACGAGGTGCAGCGCGTGACGGACACGCGCGACCTGTacaccgaggaggagcacgcgGCACATGAGCGTGGCGAGCTGACGCTGTGgtccagcggcgccgtggcaCTCGAGTACGcgaagtgtgtgtgtcgcgtTCTGGAGCTGATCCCGTGCAACGGCGCGGTCGGAAAAGTGCGCAACAACTGCATGCGTCTCTGCGGCATCAGCCCCTTCTCCGCCCAGTCGCAGTTTCAGGCCGATCCGTTTCTGGCGCACCGCCTTCAGTCTGTCACATGCAGTTTCTGCAACTCAAACATCTCGATCGACTTGCTTGTGAGGCGGAAGTCGGTGACGTCGCCATTTACGTGCACGGCATGTGCGGCGCCCATTGCAGCAGCTTCCATGGAAGGAACGCTGGTCCGTCATGTGagccagctgctgcgagtTTACAACCAGCAGGACTTTGTGTGCACAAAGTGTCGTGAGATGGCAACAACCTACGTGGCCGAAAGGTGCTGTGGCGCCCTCGTCAGCAAGGCAGCGCCGGTAGAAGGCGAGCTTCGGGCACTTCATCACCTTGCGAAGATACAAGGCTTTGCGTGGCTTGCCGAgagcgtggaggcggcgctcctcTGCACGTGA
- a CDS encoding putative amino acid permease, which yields MQGTPLVSSHGRSASPIVRFSSPRAENVVRPKAVLTTLTLLGVIYTASISGGYGLEESVRAGGPLLSILFLCLIPFVWGVPVSLCVAELSCAIPSNAGPIMWVNCTFPSWMTLMTVLWTTFLNSVDNSLYPAVFADYCATLFHLDWMGTVLVKVIFLCICAVINIIGVTLVGVLSVGIMFITILPFFVIFLLQLPHGLNWKRITYIPDRIDWAAFLPVVAWNFSGFDSAGNVIEEVQNPNPTFIRALILMIAAALATYIPPILAGASAEKLSDVSFDQWGDGFWVKVGEAVGGTPMAATIMVGGTISTVGLMTTLLATTSRSLAGMGALNVFPSCFSKWLEKYSDNYRTPVNAILVNTTVTCALSLCLTFQTLVQLDQVLYALRLIVILSSFLKLRFTQPLLERPYRTPGGKAAAVVLAGVPITFSAFLIAMAMTGGPFIFYSSVVLIAGTVVVSYITVRFFRSDGFEGSLVEEYEDADMSTYGTILEMESSEWRLLHQRHTFIDCPPRINVARLHA from the coding sequence ATGCAGGGGACGCCGCTGGTGTCGTCGCATGGTCGGAGCGCGTCTCCGATCGTGCGGTTCAGCAGTCCGCGCGCGGAGAATGTGGTGCGGCCCAAGGCAGTACTTACGACGCTCACCCTGCTCGGGGTCATCTACACCGCCAGCATCAGCGGTGGCTACGGTCTTGAGGAATCCGTCAGGGCTGGCGGCCCGCTGCTGTCcatcctctttctctgcctcaTCCCATTCGTCTGGGGTGTTCCTGTGTCGCTGTGCGTGGCGGAGCTGTCCTGCGCTATTCCGTCGAATGCCGGGCCGATCATGTGGGTCAACTGCACCTTCCCGTCGTGGATGACGCTCATGACAGTGCTGTGGACAACCTTTTTGAACTCAGTCGACAACAGCCTGTATCCCGCCGTCTTTGCCGACTACTGCGCTACCCTGTTTCATCTCGACTGGATGGGAACCGTGCTCGTGAAGGTCATCTTCCTGTGTATATGCGCCGTTATCAACATTATCGGCGTCACACTTGTCGGCGTCCTCAGCGTCGGCATCATGTTTATTACCATCCTGCCCTTCTTTGTAAtcttcctgctgcagctgccgcacggccTCAACTGGAAGCGCATTACGTACATTCCGGACAGGATTGACTGGGCGGCGTTTCTCCCCGTCGTTGCGTGGAACTTCTCCGGATTCGACTCGGCCGGCAACGTGATTGAGGAGGTGCAGAACCCGAACCCGACCTTCATCCGCGCGCTCATCCTCATgatcgccgcggcgctggccaCGTATATCCCGCCAATTCTCGCTGGTGCCTCGGCTGAGAAGCTGAGCGACGTCAGCTTCGACCAGTGGGGCGACGGCTTCTGGGTGAAGGTCGGCGAAGCGGTTGGCGGGACCCCGATGGCAGCGACTATCATGGTTGGCGGCACCATCTCAACGGTTGGGCTCATGACCACCCTTCTGGCGACAACCTCGCGGTCGCTGGCAGGTATGGGAGCGTTGAACGTGTTTCCATCGTGTTTTTCGAAGTGGCTGGAGAAGTACTCGGACAACTACAGGACCCCGGTGAACGCCATCCTCGTCAACACCACTGTCACATGcgctctgtctctgtgtctAACCTTTCAAACACTGGTGCAACTGGACCAGGTGCTCTACGCGTTGCGCCTCATCGTCAttctctcctccttcttGAAACTGCGTTTCACACAGCCACTGCTAGAGCGCCCGTACCGCACTCCTGGCGGCaaagctgccgccgtcgtaTTGGCTGGTGTCCCCATCACCTTCAGCGCGTTTCTCATCGCGATGGCCATGACGGGCGGACCGTTCATCTTCTATAGCAGCGTCGTCCTCATCGCTGGCACGGTTGTCGTCTCCTACATCACCGTTCGCTTTTTCCGCTCCGACGGATTTGAGGGGTCACTGGTCGAGGAGTACGAGGACGCTGACATGTCCACGTACGGTACGATTCTTGAAATGGAGTCCTCCGAGTGGCGCCTACTTCACCAGAGGCACACGTTTATCGACTGTCCGCCTCGTATCAACGTTGCCCGCCTTCACGCTTGA
- a CDS encoding putative mitochondrial phosphate transporter has protein sequence MATSMKPWDARYVNPDHPHDTSYYMKCIGGGILACGTTHTAVCPLDVVKCNMQVSPERFKSLGQGISLIMKEEGIGASGLMKGWLPTLCGYSAQGAFKFGLYEYFKDLYANMAGQENAKKYEGIIWLAGSASAEFFADMGLCPFEMTKVKVQTSPKGTFPTGMLAAMAAMRANPSSGFPYKSLVPLWGRQIPYTMAKFFFFEKVVRMFYKYVFTKPKEQYNKATQLSITFASGYIAGVICAIVSHPADTLVSARGKASNAGKTYGHIAKEMGYMNVCKKGLGTRILMIGTLTGLQWWIYDTYKTALGMGTSGGNAKK, from the coding sequence ATGGCCACTTCAATGAAGCCTTGGGACGCGCGCTACGTGAACCCCGATCACCCGCATGACACCTCCTACTATATGAAGTGCATCGGTGGCGGCATCCTCGCCTGCGGCACCACCCACACGGCCGTCTGCCCTCTCGATGTCGTAAAGTGCAACATGCAGGTGAGCCCCGAGAGGTTCAAGTCTCTCGGCCAGGGCATTAGCCTGATCATGAAGGAGGAAGGCATCGGTGCCAGCGGCCTGATGAAGGGCTGGCTGCCGACGCTATGCGGTTACTCTGCCCAGGGCGCCTTCAAGTTCGGTCTCTATGAGTACTTCAAGGACCTCTACGCCAACATGGCTGGCCAGGAGAACGCGAAGAAGTACGAGGGCATCATCTGGCTTGCTGGCTCCGCATCTGCGGAGTTCTTCGCTGATATGGGCCTGTGCCCGTTCGAGATGACGAAGGTGAAGGTGCAGACGTCGCCGAAGGGCACCTTCCCAACGGGCATGCTTGCTGCCATGGCCGCCATGCGCGCCAACCCCTCCTCCGGCTTCCCTTACAAGTCACTGGTGCCGCTGTGGGGTCGCCAGATCCCGTACACGATGGCGAAGTTCTTCTTCTTTGAGAAGGTGGTGCGCATGTTTTACAAGTACGTCTTCACGAAGCCGAAGGAGCAATACAACAAGGCCACGCAGCTCTCCATCACCTTCGCCTCTGGGTACATCGCTGGCGTTATCTGCGCCATCGTTTCGCACCCCGCGGACACCCTCGTCTCTGCTCGCGGTAAGGCGAGTAACGCTGGCAAGACGTACGGCCACATCGCGAAGGAGATGGGCTACATGAATGTGTGCAAGAAGGGTCTCGGCACTCGTATTCTGATGATCGGCACGCTGACTGGTCTGCAGTGGTGGATCTACGACACCTACAAGACCGCCCTCGGCATGGGCACGAGTGGTGGCAACGCCAAGAAGTAA